From the Sphingomonas sabuli genome, the window TCACTGCCTGGATCGTCGCCGGTCGAATGCCCTCCGAGCGAGCACGTCCGGAAAGATAGGCCTTATATTGCTCGAATGCGTTGGCGTAGGGCGCCTGCCGGACGGGCTGGGCATAAGCCTGATCTGCGGCGGCGGCAGTCGCGGCCGCTGCGGCAGCCGTTTCCGCGACGCGCGCGGCGGCCTTGCTTGCCTTGACCGGAGCGGGGTTGCCCTGGAGCACGCGGCTGTTCTCAGCCTGCGCCGGACCGATCGCCAGCGCGGCCACTCCCGCAATCGTCCACCCCACCGTCCACCGCACCGTTAGTCTCCTTCTCCACCCAAAGCGTAGGGGGCGCAGCCGTTCCCGGCCACCACCGCCGGTCGCGCCGCTTGCACGACCTGCCTCAAGCAGCGATATCAGCGCCCGCCTTAAGGGAAGCTGGCTGAACACACAGAGCCGCAGACCCGTGGGGAGAGGTGGCCGAGTGGTTTAAGGCAGCGGTCTTGAAAACCGCCGTGGGTTCACGCTCACCGTGGGTTCGAATCCCACCCTCTCCGCCACCTTCCGCTCCGGAAATTTCGCGGGACCGAAAAAAAGCGCTTGCACCCGCGCTACAAATGTAGCAGTTCTACAAATGTAGCGCTCAAGTCAGGATTCGTTTTTCCCATGCTCAGCAAGCTTCCGCCCCGTGAACGCCAGATCGTCGACATCCTTTACGAAGGTGGCTCGCTGACCGCGGCCGACATTTGCGACCGCCTGCCCGACCCGCTCAGCGGATCGGCAGTGCGCGCGATGCTCAAGCGGCTGGAGGACAAGGGGTTCGTCAGCCGGGCGGATTCTGATCGCGGCTACGTCTACAGTCCGACGGTGGCGGAAACTGCCGCCAGCAAGTCGGCGCTCAGCGAAATCGTTCGCGTCTTTTTCAACGGATCGCCGGCCGGGGCCGCCAGCGCCTTGCTCGGCATGTCCGACAAGCTCAGCGGCGACGAGCTGGATTCGCTCGAAGCGATGATCGCCAAGGCGCGCGCGGCAAAGGGGCAGAAATAATGGCCTGGTTCATTCCGTTCGCGCTCAAGTCGCTGCTGTTCGCCGGCGGGGCGTTGCTGCTCCTGCGCCTGCTCAAGGGGCGCTCGGCAGCCGACCGCAGCTGGATCGCCCATCTCGCGCTTGCCGGCCTGCTGCTCTTGCCGCTGTTCACCTTTGCGCTCCCGACGCTCGACGTTACCGGGCCCGAATTCCTCGTTGGAACCGAACAGGCCCCGTCCCCGGCGCCCTCGGCCGTGACGATCGAGCCCGATACTTCAACCGACGTGGCCCCGGTCGCGGCGAACGCCAGCGCCGGGAGCGCATCGATCGACTGGTCCTTTTGGGCCTATGCCGCTCCGGCCGCCTTGCTGGTCCTGCTCACCCTGATCGCGCTTGCCCGCTTGTTCGTGCTCAAGGCCCGCGCCACCGTTCTGGTGGACGCGCCGTGGCTGACCGCCCTCGCCCGTGCCCAGAGCCGGATGGGCTTCAAGCACGGCACTGCCCTCCTGACGAGCAACGCCCTGCCCTCGCCGATCAGCTGGGGCGTCGTGCGGCCCGTCATCCTGCTCAACGAGGAAGCTTCGCAATCGCCGAGCGAGGCCGAGGCGATCATCACGCACGAACTGGCGCATGTCGCCAATCTCGATTGGGCAAAGCTGCTCATCGCCCGCGTCGCGACCGCCCTGTTCTGGTTCAACCCGTTCGTCTGGCTGCTGGCCCGCGAAGCGCACCAGTTGCGCGAAGAAGCAGCCGACGACGCGGTGCTGGCGACCGATATCGACGAAACCGATTATGCGCGGCTGCTAGTCGGCGTGGCTCGGCACGAATGCCGCGGCTTCCTGATCGGCGCGCATGGCGTCGC encodes:
- a CDS encoding BlaI/MecI/CopY family transcriptional regulator translates to MLSKLPPRERQIVDILYEGGSLTAADICDRLPDPLSGSAVRAMLKRLEDKGFVSRADSDRGYVYSPTVAETAASKSALSEIVRVFFNGSPAGAASALLGMSDKLSGDELDSLEAMIAKARAAKGQK